From Bos mutus isolate GX-2022 chromosome 5, NWIPB_WYAK_1.1, whole genome shotgun sequence, one genomic window encodes:
- the SNU13 gene encoding NHP2-like protein 1 — protein sequence MTEADVNPKAYPLADAHLTKKLLDLVQQSCNYKQLRKGANEATKTLNRGISEFIVMAADAEPLEIILHLPLLCEDKNVPYVFVRSKQALGRACGVSRPVIACSVTIKEGSQLKQQIQSIQQSIERLLV from the exons ACTGAGGCTGACGTCAATCCGAAGGCCTACCCTCTTGCAGATGCTCACCTCACCAAGAAACTATTGGATCTCGTTCAGCAGTCATGTAACTACAAGCAGCTTCGAAAAGGAGCCAATGAGG CCACCAAAACCCTCAACAGAGGCATCTCTGAGTTCATTGTGATGGCCGCAGATGCGGAGCCCTTGGAGATCATCCTGCACCTCCCGCTGCTGTGTGAGGACAAGAACGTGCCCTATGTGTTCGTGCGCTCCAAGCAGGCTCTGGGGCGAGCCTGCGGGGTCTCCAGGCCTGTCATCGCCTGCTCCGTCACCATCAAAGAGGGCTCACAACTGAAGCAGCAGATCCAGTCCATCCAGCAGTCCATTGAAAGGCTCTTAGTCTAA